From Lycium ferocissimum isolate CSIRO_LF1 unplaced genomic scaffold, AGI_CSIRO_Lferr_CH_V1 ctg704, whole genome shotgun sequence, a single genomic window includes:
- the LOC132045554 gene encoding uncharacterized protein LOC132045554 produces MDHSNIQTPPPSSTITTDRNSSLSSSQPLSPSPNTNHILEITLISAQDLSPVCKNLRTYALTWVNPNRKRTTKVDNKGNTNPNWNDKFSFRIDDGFLNSESSAVHVEIYTVSWFRDILVGTIKVLLDNLINPFDKRKKFVALQIRRPNGNPQGILNMGVALIDKSKRSMPLFNEITPLSLDHRDILDRKINDINAQDQMINKNNNQDNDETLQISNKIQLWQSQSLGYSDVNNNGEFPNQAGSIFNGSMANGSIVNGSELCSDIGPSASIVAAEIAKKLHPMPPPQRLPSKAMALDDAESSILEELSAEEAYAKAEAVAPVEKSQRGSNGGGRHTRRNMDGGLYSCFGNAYCFEFTIVCGANNNNNNNQGTRSVNNNSNNSAGKSKKKLSTETNSA; encoded by the coding sequence atggatcatagtAACATCCAAACACCACCACCATCCTCAACCATAACCACAGATCGTAattcttccctttcttcttcccaACCTCTTTCACCTTCCCCTAACACCAATCATATTCTTGAAATAACTCTCATTTCAGCGCAAGATTTATCTCCTGTTTGCAAAAACCTTCGTACATATGCCCTAACTTGGGTAAACCCTAATCGAAAACGCACCACCAAAGTGGACAATAAAGGAAACACCAACCCTAATTGGAATGACAAGTTTTCTTTTCGTATAGATGATGGATTTCTCAATTCTGAGTCTTCTGCCGTGCATGTTGAGATTTATACGGTTTCTTGGTTTCGTGATATTCTTGTAGGCACTATTAAAGTTCTTCTTGATAATCTCATCAACCCTTttgataaaagaaagaaatttgttGCTCTTCAAATACGTAGACCTAACGGTAACCCTCAAGGAATACTTAATATGGGTGTGGCTCTTATTGACAAGTCCAAACGTAGCATGCCGTTGTTCAATGAAATTACTCCTTTGTCATTGGATCATAGAGACATTTTAGACAGAAAAATAAATGATATTAATGCTCAAGACCAAATgatcaacaagaacaataatcaAGACAATGACGAGACATTGCAAATAAGTAATAAAATTCAGCTATGGCAATCACAAAGCCTAGGATATTCTGATGTCAACAACAACGGAGAATTTCCTAACCAAGCGGGGTCAATTTTTAATGGGTCGATGGCAAACGGGTCAATAGTGAACGGGTCGGAGCTATGCTCCGATATCGGCCCGTCCGCTTCCATTGTGGCGGCGGAGATAGCAAAGAAACTGCATCCCATGCCACCACCACAACGGCTGCCATCAAAAGCGATGGCACTCGATGATGCAGAGAGTTCCATACTGGAAGAGCTCTCTGCAGAGGAAGCGTATGCTAAAGCGGAGGCAGTGGCGCCAGTGGAGAAATCTCAACGAGGAAGCAACGGCGGTGGCAGACACACACGGCGGAACATGGACGGAGGAttgtattcatgttttgggaatgCATATTGTTTTGAGTTCACAATTGTTTGTGGGgcgaataataacaacaacaacaatcaagggACTCGTAGTGTTAATAATAACAGTAATAATAGTGCTGGCAAGAGCAAGAAGAAGTTGTCTACGGAGACAAATTCAGCTTAA